The following proteins are co-located in the Macadamia integrifolia cultivar HAES 741 chromosome 3, SCU_Mint_v3, whole genome shotgun sequence genome:
- the LOC122073875 gene encoding auxin response factor 1-like: MAMASVNHSSGLPNSDTGACGEVLYKELWHACAGPLVTVPREGERVYYFPQGHMEQLEASTHQGLDQQMPSFNLPSKILCKVVHVQLKAEPETDEVYAQITLLPELGESEVTSPDPPLPEPARYTVHSFCKTLTASDTSTHGGFSVLRRHADDCLPPLDMSQHPPWQELVATDLHGNEWHFRHIFRGQPRRHLLTTGWSVFVSSKRLVAGDAFIFLRGENGELRVGVRRLMRQLNNMPSSVISSHSMHLGVLATASHAKATGTLFSVFYKPRTSRSEFIISVNKYLEARNHKFSVGMRFKMRFEGEEAPERRYSGTIVGVGEVASSCWADSEWRSLKVQWDEPSSIPRPDRVSPWELEPLVAAVPSNSQPVHRNKRARPPVLPSPTPDISAFGMWKPNVESPSTFSYSGLQNGRDLYPSPNSASLFSSVAKAGSLGFSGNNSQPAVSSNPMYWPNPAEIPTESLTASVNRVSGEKRPESGSGYRLFGIQLVGNSNSEETSPVVTLAGGVGEDQQAPSLDADSDRQSQPANINCFDMPPVSSEPEKSCLRSPQEMQSRQTRSCTKVHMQGMAVGRAVDLTRLECYDDLLRKLEKMFSIEGELSGPIKKWQVVYTDDEDDMMMVGDDPWHEFCSMVRKIFIYTVDEVKKLLPKTKLPVNGEVKPRIPDSVNGNEDQSSIIGPDS, encoded by the exons ATGGCGATGGCGTCAGTAAATCACTCCTCCGGATTACCCAACTCAg atacaGGAGCCTGTGGTGAAGTTTTATACAAGGAACTCTGGCATGCCTGTGCTGGTCCTTTGGTCACTGTACCTCGGGAGGGAGAACGGGTTTACTACTTCCCCCAAGGTCATATGGAACAG CTCGAGGCATCAACACACCAAGGTCTGGACCAGCAGATGCCATCTTTCAATCTGCCATCTAAGATCCTTTGCAAAGTTGTTCATGTGCAGCTCAAG GCAGAACCAGAAACTGATGAGGTTTATGCACAGATCACTTTACTCCCTGAACTCGGT GAAAGTGAGGTTACTAGCCCTGATCCTCCACTTCCAGAACCTGCAAGGTACACGGTTCATTCGTTTTGCAAGACACTTACTGCTTCTGACACGAGCACCCATGGGGGATTCTCTGTTCTTAGAAGGCATGCTGATGATTGCCTACCACCATTG GATATGTCCCAGCATCCACCTTGGCAAGAATTGGTTGCCACAGACCTGCATGGAAATGAATGGCATTTTCGTCATATTTTCCGAG GGCAACCTCGGCGTCACTTACTCACAACTGGATGGAGTGTATTTGTCAGTTCCAAGAGACTGGTAGCGGGTGATGCATTTATATTCCTTAG AGGTGAGAATGGAGAGCTGCGTGTTGGAGTAAGGAGGCTCATGAGGCAGCTGAATAATATGCCGTCGTCTGTTATTTCCAGTCACAGCATGCATCTTGGGGTACTTGCCACTGCATCTCATGCAAAAGCAACTGGAACCCTCTTCTCTGTTTTCTATAAGCCAAG GACAAGTCGTTCTGAGTTTATCATTAGTGTCAACAAGTACCTTGAAGCACGGAACCACAAGTTCTCTGTTGGGATGCGATTCAAAATGAGATTTGAGGGTGAGGAAGCTCCTGAAAGAAG GTACAGTGGTACTATTGTTGGCGTTGGAGAGGTTGCATCTTCTTGTTGGGCAGATTCTGAGTGGAGATCGTTGAAG GTTCAATGGGATGAACCATCATCAATCCCACGGCCGGATAGAGTTTCACCATGGGAATTGGAGCCATTAGTGGCAGCTGTTCCTTCGAACTCCCAACCAGTGCATAGGAACAAACGTGCACGGCCCCCGGTTTTACCTTCGCCAACTCCTGATATTTCAGCATTTG GTATGTGGAAACCCAATGTTGAGTCTCCCTCGACTTTCTCATATTCTGGCCTACAAAATGGGCGAGACCTGTACCCATCGCCCAATTCTGCTTCCCTCTTTTCCTCCGTTGCAAAGGCAGGCTCCCTTGGATTCAGTGGAAATAATTCTCAGCCTGCAGTTTCCAGCAATCCAATGTACTGGCCAAACCCTGCAGAAATTCCGACCGAGTCTTTGACTGCATCTGTTAATAGAGTATCTGGAGAGAAGCGACCAGAAAGTGGTAGTGGTTACCGGCTGTTTGGGATCCAGTTGGTTGGCAATTCAAATTCGGAGGAGACATCACCAGTAGTAACTTTGGCTGGTGGAGTGGGGGAAGATCAACAAGCTCCATCGCTGGATGCAGATTCTGATCGGCAATCTCAGCCAGCAAATATCAATTGTTTTGATATGCCTCCAGTGAGCAGTGAGCCAGAGAAATCATGCTTGAGATCTCCCCAGGAAATGCAAAGCAGGCAAACCCGGAGTTGCACCAAG GTTCACATGCAAGGAATGGCTGTTGGGAGAGCTGTCGACTTGACACGATTAGAATGCTATGATGATCTGCTGAGGAAACTTGAGAAGATGTTTAGCATTGAAGGTGAACTATCTGGACCCATAAAGAAATGGCAAGTTGTGTACACAGATGATGAGGATGACATGATGATGGTTGGGGATGACCCTTGGCA TGAGTTCTGTAGCATGGTGAGGAAGATCTTCATTTACACAGTAGATGAGGTGAAAAAGTTGTTGCCCAAGACAAAGCTTCCAGTTAATGGCGAAGTGAAACCACGAATACCAGACTCTGTTAACGGTAATGAGGATCAATCGTCCATCATTGGACCGGATTCCTGA